A window of Micromonospora eburnea genomic DNA:
GCACCCCGACGCGGTTCCCGGGGTGCTGCGCGCCCTGCAACCGCTGCTCGACCTGCCGGGTGCCTTCGTCTTCGGTTCCAACGACTACACCGGGCCGGTCTGGAAGAACCCGTTCACCTACTTCCTGCCCGACCGGGAGTACACGGAGGGCGTGCCGCTGCCGTACGAGGAACTGCGCGACGTCTTCACCGGCGCCGGCTGGGTGGACCTCAACAACGCGCGGACCACCCTGAAGGCGGGCGGCCGGGAGATCGAACTGGTCGGCGTGGACGACCCGCACGTCGAACGGGACGACTACGACGCGGTGGCCGGCCCGGTCGGCTCCGGGTCGGCGCTCGCCATCGCGCTCAGCCACTCCCCGGAACCGGTCGTGCTGGACCGGATGGCCGCCGACGGCTTCGGGCTGCTGCTCGCCGGGCACACCCACGGCGGCCAGGTCTGCGTACCCGGCTACGGCGCCCTGGTGACCAACTGCGGCCTGCCCCGCTCGATGGCTCGCGGCCTGCACCGCTGGCCCGGCTCGGATTCCTGGCTGCACGTCTCCGCCGGCATCGGCACGCACCCCACCGCCCCCGTACGCTTCGCCTGCCCACCGGAGGCGAGCGTGCTCACGCTGATCCCCCGCTGAGCGACCCCGCTCCAGGTTGGGGGTACCGAGTTTGACCATCGGAGCGAGTGGGCTACTATTTGTCGGCACGCCTCGGGGTGTGGCGCAGTTTGGTAGCGCGCTTCGTTCGGGACGAAGAGGTCGTCGGTTCAAATCCGGCCACCCCGACCAGAGGTAACAGCAGGTCAAGGCCCCTCCGCGGAGGGGCCTTGATTCGTTTCCAGGGATCCCCGCTCCGCCCTGGCAAGGCGAGAAGGCGGCGCCCTGCGGTCCCGGTCACCCGTCGACTACGGGCAGCGGTCCAAGATCACGGACGCTGGCGGTTCGCCCGGTCGGAGCGGCAGAGATCAGCCCTCGGCGTCGCAGAGCGATGATCTTCGACTGATTCGGGGAGGCAGCCATTGCCATCCCTCACTAGGCTGACGGGCCAACGTGGGTCACGATCCCGACCCATCCCACTCCTCAAACAGGGGAATCATGAGCAGATCAACGCTGCGCCGGTTCGGCGCACTGCTGCTGGGCGTCACTCTGGCCCTGACCGGGCTCGCCACGCCGGCCCAGGCGGCGTCCACCGGCTCCATCACGGGTCAGCTGACCGACGGCGGGGCCGCGGTCACCGGCGGCTCCGTCTACCTCTACGGCGACGACGTCGACCACTGGGACTACGCGTGGCTCGACGACCAGGGCCGTTACGCGTTCGACGCGGTCCCCCCGGGCCAGTACCGGGTGAGCTTCGAGGCCTGGGGTCACCCGACGCAGTTCGCCTACGGCAAGTCCGACTGGTCTTCGGCGAATCTCATCACGGTGACGGCTGGCGGCGCCACGGTGGTCAACGACGAGCTGCTGCCGTCCGGCACCATCACCGGACGGCTGGTCGACCGGACCGGCGCCCCGGCCCCGTTCGTGTTCGTCAGCGCCGAGGCCACCGACTACAGCAGCTACGGCTACGGCAGCACGGGACCGGACGGCACCTTCGACATCCAGGTCGTGCCGGGCAAATACCGGGTCCGGTTCGACGTCGGCGGGTTCGGTCAGTTCGCGTACGGCACGTTGGACAGCGCCGCCGCAGCGGTCTTCGCGGTCACGGCGGGCGGCACGGTGACGGTCAACGACACCCTGGTCGCCACCGGCACCGTGGCGGGCCGATTCACCGACACGTCCGGCGCGCCGCTCTCCGGCGTGGACGTCTACGTCAGCAACGGCCAGTTCTTCGGCAGCGCCGAGACCGACGAGGATGGCCGATACCGGCTCGACGCGGTCCCCGTGGGCACCGGCTACACGGTCCATTTCTACAGCTCGGCGCTGTTCCTGCAGCAGTACGCCTACGGCGCGGTGGACGAGTCGAAGGCGACCCGGTTCGCCGTCACCGAGGGCGGAACCACCACGGTCGACGACCAGCGGTTGCCGACGGGCAGCGTCCGCCTCACCGCGGTGGACTCGCGTACGGGCCAGCCGATCCTGAACTTCACTTCCGGCCTCGGCCTCGACTCGCGTGACTCGAAGAACGGCGAGGTCATCTACCCCACCGTCCCCGTCGGCACCCACGAGATCTGGGCCAACGCCTCGGGCTACTCCTTCGGCGGGGCGTCGGTAACGGTCGTCGCCGGCGAACAGGCCGACGTCAGGCTGGTCATGGAGCCGCTGGCCCGCATCACCGCCACCGTGGTGGACGCCGCGACGGGCGCTCCGCTGCCCGGCGTGTGCATCGTTCCGGTGCTCGTCGACGAGGTCCGGATGCCGGACGGCTGTGACGAGGTGACCGACGCGAACGGCAAGATCACCCAGATGTTCTGGAGGGGCGCGGGTACCTACCAGCTGCTGGCCTGGCCGGAGCGGGCCAAGGGCTACGGCGCCCAGTGGCTCGGTCCGCGCGGTGGCACGGGCGACCTGCGCCGCGCCACGACGTTCACCGTGAAGCCCGGCGAGGCGGTCACGCCGCCGGTCATCCGGATGGATCGCGCGGGGGTCATCACCGGTCAGGTGTTCGGAACGGACGGAGCCGCGCTGTCCCAGGGCAGCGTCCGGATCGCCGGCTCGCACCCCGGCCTGGGCAGCAGCTTCGGTGCCTTCGCCATCGGCGACGGCGGCCGCTACCGGATCGACAAGCTCGGCCCGTACGAGTGGCCGCTGCTGTTCGACGTGTACGGGCAGCAGGCCACGCAGTGGAGTGGCGGCGAGGCCAACCGCGACCGGGCCGACCGGATCGCGGTGGTCGCGGGCGGCACCACCACCTACGACTACCGGCTCGAAGCCGGGGTCAGCGTGACGGTGTCGAGCACCACGCCGTTCCAGGGGTACGTGCTCGCCCGCAACGCCGACACCGGTGACATCGTCGGCACGTGGTGGCTCGACGAACCGAACGTCGGTGCGACCAGGCAGCTCATCGGCGGGCAGCACATCCGGTTCGAATACGACCCGAGCGAGGGCGGCCGCCGGTTCGTCGGCGGTGACAGCTTCGCCTCGGCGACCAAGTACAAGGTCCACAAGCACAAGGACGGGGCGTTCGCGCTCACGCTCGGCTGATCATGTCGACGAGGGCCGGGCACGCTCGCCGTGTCCGGCCCTCGTGTTGTTTCTCGCTCAGTGCCGCGGCTCACACCCGTCGCCGGACCCAGCCGATGATCGCGGTCACGACGAACAGGATCGCCCCGACCACGAAGAGCCAGAACAGGCCCTTTACCACAAGCCCGACGATCACCAGAACCAGCCAGACCAGCAACAGCGTAACGATCAGTGCGATCATGGGACACGGCGTACCCGCAGGTGGGCCGCACAAACCAGGCGGGCTGGGGTTCGACTCGGTCCGGGTGCCGTCTCCCTGGGCAGATGATCAAAATTCCTGGCATCGTTGACAGATGGCCGCGCAGATCCGATCCCGCCTGACCGATTGGACCACCCTCGTACCCCTGATCGCGATCTTGGTACTCGCGGCCTCCTGGGGGCGCGAACTGCCCGCCACGGTGATCGCGGTGGTGGCCGCGCTGCTGGCCGGCGCGGTGCTGGCGGCCGTGCACCACGCCGAGGTGGTGGCCCACAAAGTAGGTGAGCCGTTCGGCTCGCTGCTGCTCGCGGTGGCGGTGACGGTGATCGAAGTCGGACTCATCGTCACGCTCATGATCAACGGCGGGGAGAAGACCCAGTCGCTGGCCCGGGACACCGTCTTCGCCGCCGTGATGATCACGTGCAACGGCATCTTCGGGTTGTCCCTGCTGATCGGCGCACTACGACGACGGGTGGCGGTCTTCAATCCGGAGGGCACCGGCGGAGCCCTGGCCACCGTGGCCACCCTCGCCACCCTCAGCCTGGTGGTGCCCACCTTCACCACCAGCCGGCCGGGTCCGCAGTTCTCCCCCGCACAGCTCACCTTCGCGGCGGCCGCCTCGCTCGCCCTCTACGTGCTCTTCGTGATGGTGCAGACCGGCCGGCACCGCGACTACTTCCTCCCGGTAACCGAGGAGGGCAGCGTGCTGGCCGTCGACGCCGACGGGGACGGCCACGCCGATCCGCCGCCGGCGCGTACCGCGTGGGCCAGCCTGGCGCTGCTGGTCGTGGCCCTGGTCGCGGTGGTCGGCAACGCCAAGCTCATCTCCCCGGCGATCGAGCGCGGCGTCTCGGCGGCGAACCTGCCACAGGCGTTCGTCGGGGTGATCATCGCCCTGCTGGTGCTGCTGCCGGAGACCCTCGCCGCGTCCCGGGCCGCCCGCCGGAACCGCGTGCAGATCAGCCTCAATCTGGCGCTCGGCTCGGCGATGGCCAGCATCGGCCTGACCATTCCGGCCATAGCGCTCGCCTCGATCTGGCTGGAGGGCCCGCTGGTTCTCGGCCTCGGCGGCACCCAGCTGACCCTGCTCGCGCTCACCGCGGTGACCGGCGTGCTCACCGTGGTGCCCGGACGGGCGACCGTGCTCCAGGGCGGCGTCCACCTGGTGCTGCTCGCCGCCTTCGTCTTCCTCGCCGCGAGCCCGTGAGCGGATTCCCCGCCGCGAGCCCGTGAGCGGGCCGAGGACGAAAGGCCGGCCTGGCCCGGGGTCCACGATCCGTCAGTCGTGCAGCTCGGTGCGGGCGACCTCGGCGAACGCGGCGGTCAGGTAGCCCTCCAGGGGTTGTCCGGCCGCCGCCAGCAGGTCGGCGACGAGCAGCGGGGCGTGCCGGGCGATCGCGGCCGGGTCGGGCGGCGCGTCGTCGTCGCCCGGGTCGTAGACGCCGAGGGCGCCGGCCAGCAGGACCAACAGCACGTGCGGGTCGACGTCCGGCCGCCACTGCGCGGCCGACCGCACACAGCGCTCCAGCACCTGGCGTACGTCGTCGCCGGCCAACCCGTCGGGGTGGGTCTCCTCCAGCAGCAGCCGGACCACCCCGCCGAGCACCAGACCGGCCCGGTCGGCGGCGGTGAGCCGGTCGACCGCCGGCCCGTACGCCTCGACGTCCCGGTCGCGGGCGGCGGCGACGGCCTCCGTGGCGGCCCCCGCGATCTCCCGGGCCGAGGCGGGCAGGTGTCGCCAGGTCGTGGTCACCGGGCCAGCATGGCAGACGACGTGTGCTTGCTCACGCGCCGGCTCTGCCCAGCGCAGAACCGGCGGTAATCGGCTCGCGGGTCGTCGTACCCGCCGCACAGAATCCAGCCATGCTGCGCCGCGCCCTGCCCGCCCGCCCGGAAGCCCGTCGAATCATGCTCGGCACCCTGCTGTCGGCCATCGGGCGCGGGCTGACCCTGCCGTTCCTGTTCATCTACCTCACCAACGTACGCGGCCTGACCGACAACCAGGCCGGCCTGGTGATCGGTTGGTTCGGCGCGGTGACCCTGGCCCTGTCCCCGCTGGGCGGGACGCTGATCGACCGGTTCGGCGCCCGCCGGGTGCTGCTGCCCTGCCTGGTGATCGAGGCGATCGGCACCGGCTCGCTGGCGCTGGTCCACTCGGTCGGTTCGGCGTTCGCGGTCAGCACGCTGATCGCGGTGGGCGGTTCGGCCGTCTGGTCCGGGCAGACCACCATCCTCGCCTCGCTCACCGACGACGGCGAGCGGCAACGGGTCTTCGGCCTCCAGTTCGCCCTGCTGAACCTCGGCATCGGGGTGGGCGGCCTGATCTCGGGCGCGGTCATCGACATCGCCCGTCCGGTCACCTTCCAGGCCATCTACCTGCTGGACGCGCTGAGCTACCTGATGCCGTGCCTGATCCTGCTGACCCTGCCGCACGTCGGGCACCGGCTGGCGCAGGCGCCGACGGCGGGCACCAGCCGGTCGAGCGGGGGCTATCTCACCGTGCTGCGGGACCGGCCGTTCCGGCGGCTGGTCATCTTCGGGCTGGTGCTCACCACCTGCGGCTACGCCCAGATCGAGGTGGGTTTCGCCGCGTACTCGGTCCGGGTGGTGGAGGTGACGCCGAGGGTGGTGGCCTGGGCGCTCGCCGCCAACACCATGATGATCGTGTTCTCTCAGCTCCTGGTGATCCGCCGGATGGAGGGACGCAGCCGGACCCGCGGGCTCGCCGCGGTGGGCGCGGTCTTCGCGGCCGCCTGGCTGGTGCTCGGCGCGGCCGGCCTGATCAGCACGAGCAACGCCCTGATCGCGGCGCTCGGCGTGGTGGCCTGCTCGGCGATCTTCGGGTTCGGCGAGACGATGCTCTCGCCGGTGATGCCGGCGTTGACCAACGCGCTCGCCACCGACGAACTGCGCGGACGATACAACGCGATGAGCTCGATGATCTTCGGTATCAGCGGGATCATCGGCCCGGTCACCGCCGGCCCGCTGCTCGGCGTGGCGCACGGCCGGCTCTGGGTGGCGGTCGTGGTGGGCGGCTGCCTGGTCGCGTCGGCGCTGGCCCTGTCGCTGCACCGGCTGCTCACCGCCGCCCAGGACGGCCGCGCCACCGGCACCCCGATCCAGGACCTGGAACCCGTCACCGCCTGAGGGCACCCCTCGGGGTCGCGCTGCCTCCCCGGCGCGACAGCACGCCCAGCCGCCCCCGATCGCTGCCCCCGCGTGACGCGAACGGGCCCCGGAGCCGATGCTCCGGGGCCCGTTCGTCGCAGGGTCCGCGTCAGGCGGCGGAAACCTCCGCGGTGGTCTGGATCCGGTCCAGCGTCGGCGGGGACACCGGCGACTTCTCGGTCAGGTACGCCACGAAGGCGTCCAGGTCGATCATGCCGGTGACCTGGTTCGTGCCGTCGACGAGGACGCTGAAGCCGTCACCGCCGCCGGAGAGGAAGTTGTTCACCGTGACCCGGTAGGTCGCGGTGTCGGTGACCGGGGCACCGCCGATGGTGAGGCTGCCCCGGACCACCCGGGTGCCGCTGCACGGGGCACCGACGGGTGCCGTGGTGCCGTTGGTGTCGACGACGTAGTGCACGGTCGAGGACGCGTACAGCACGCGGGCGGCGGTGAACTGCTGCTCCAGCATGCAGTAGAGCTGCGCGCCGGTCAGATCCAGCGTCACCAGGTTGTTGGCGAACGGCTGGACGGTGAACGCGTCGGAGTAGGTGACCGGGCCGGCGCCGAGGTCGGCGCGGACACCACCGGGGTTCATGAACGCGGCGACCGCGTTCTGCTCGTCGTCGGTGGCGGCGAGCTGGGCGTCGGCGATCAGGTTGCCCAGCGCCGACTCACCGGTCTGGTACGTGGGCTTGCCGTTGGCGTCGACCCCGGTCTGGTACAGGTTCTCCTGGGTACGGGTGATCGCGCCGGTGGTCTCGCCGACCACCCGGTCGGCGACCGGTCCGAGAGCGGTCTTGTAGTGGGTGATCAGGTCGCTCGTGGGACGGTCCGGGGTCACGTCCCGGGTGACCACCACGTTGTTCGCCCTGGCGCTGATCACGTCGCCGCTGCGCCGGTCGATCTTCAGGTCGATGTCGGTGACCAGGCGGCCGAAGGAGCTGGCGCTGGTGACCAGCTTGCCGTTGATGTTGCAGTTGTACGCCTGGTGGGTGTGCCCGCTGACGATCACGTCGATGGACGGGTCCATCCGGTTGGCGATGTCGACGATCGGGCCGCTGAACCCGGTGCAGTCGTTGATGCCGCCGCCGTTCTGCGCGCCACCCTCGTGCACCAGCACGACGATGGCCTCCACGCCCTGGGCGCGCAGGATGCGGGCGTACCTGTTGGCGGTCTCCGCCTCGTCGGCGAAGGACAGGCCGGCGACGCCCTGCTGGCTGACGATCTGCGGGGTGCCCTCCAGGGTCATCCCGATGAAGCCGATGCTGGTCCCCTCGATCTTCTTGATGCCGTACGGCGGCAGCAGCGGCTGGCCGGTCTCGGTCTTGAAGGCGTTCGCGGAGAGGTACTGGAACTTGGCACCCTTGAACGGGGTGCCGTCGGCGCAGCCGTCGACCGGGTGGCATCCGCCGTTCTGCATGCGGAGCAGTTCGGTGGCGCCCTCGTCGAACTCGTGGTTGCCGACGCTGGTGAAGTCGAGCCCGGCGAGGTTCATCGCCTCGATCGTCGGCTCGTCGTGGAAGGCCGCGCTGAGCAGCGGGGAGGCGCCGATCAGGTCACCCGCGGCGACGGTGACCGTGTGGTCCTGCTCCTTCTTGGTCTTGCCGCGCAGCTTGGCGAGCTGGGTGGCCAGGTATTCCGCGCCACCGGCGGTCTGCCCGTCGATGGTGGCGCTGGACCCGGTCGGCGGCTCCAGGTTGCCGTGGAAGTCGTTGATGGCGAGCAGCTTGACGTCGACCGGCTTCGGATCGGCCGTGGCCTGCTCGGGCTGGAGGGCGACCGTGGTGAAGGCGGTCGCGGCGAGCGCGGCCAGGCCGACAGCGGCCCGGCGACGCATCCCGGGGACGGACATGGAACTCCTCGTGAGATTCGGCGCGTACGGTCCGGACGATGGTTCGCCCGGCGACCCTGGTCCGTGCCGTGACGGGGTCGGTCTCGGATGGCGCAGTCGGGGGATGCCACCCGGCGTGGGCAAGCTTCTCATCCACCGGTCGATCAGTCGACCGGGCGGCACATCAGGATGCTGGATACGGACGGCGACCTGCGCCGGTCCGACCGCCGAGTCCGACATGGCGGGCAGGTGAATTTCTTCACCGCCGTTCGGTGTCAGCCGGGTGCGGTAGGAAGGTAGCCATGACGTCGAACGGGATCATCTGGACAACGGACGAGGTGCGGTCCGCCGACGGCACCACGATCGCGTACGAGACGGCCGGTGACGGGCCGCCGATCATCCTCGTCGGCGGTGCCTTCAACGACCGGAGCACCACCCGCCCGCTCGCCACCGAGCTGGCCGCCGACTTCTCCGTCTACGGCTACGACCGGCGCGGCCGTGGCGGCAGCGGCGACACCGCCCCGTACGCGGTGCAGCGGGAGATCGAGGACGTGGCGGCCCTGATCGACCGGGCGGGCGGAGCGGCCTACCTCTACGGCCTCTCCTCCGGCGCGATCCTCGCCGCGTACGTGGCGGCCGAGGGGCTGCCGGTGACCGGGCTGGCACTCTTCGAGCCCCCGTTCCAGGTCGGCCCGCACGACGGCGCCGAGCCGGGGCTGGCCAAGCGGCTGGCCGAGCTGGTCTCGGCGGGCCGGCGCGGGGACGCCGTGGCGCTCTTCCTGACCGAGGCGGTCAGGGTGCCGGCCGAGGCGGTCGCCGGGATGCGCGGCGGGCCGGAGTGGTCCTGGATGGAAGGGCTGGCGCACACCCTGGCGTACGACACCACGGTGACCGGCGAGGCCGGCCTGCCCGCCGCCCGGCTCGCCACGGTCGCCGTCCCGACCGTCGTGGTGGACAGCACGGGCAGCCCGGACCGGTTGCGGGACGCCGCCGCCGCGACGGCCGGGGCGATCCCCCACGCCACCCACCTGAGCCTGCCGGGCGGGTTCCACGAGGTGCCGCCGGAGGTGCTGGCCCCCGCGCTGCGCGACGCCCTGCTCGGCTGAGCCGATTGCGGTGCCGACTCCCCGGGTCCGGGGAGACGGCACCGCGGCGGTCAGAACCAGCAGGTCTGCCCGGCGGCGTGGCTCACCTGGACGGTGTGCGTGACGCAGCCGTCGTCGGCCACCCGGTGCAGCAGAAACGCGGTCGGTTCGGCGACCAGCCCGATCTCCTCGTCCTCGGCCATGGTCAGGCTCGCCTGCACCCAGGTGCTCGGCGCGGTGGTCAGCACCGTGCCGGCGAAGGCGCTGGTCACCGCGCGGTGCAGGTGACCGGCGGTGACGCGTACGACATGGGGGTGGCGCGCGATCACCTCGGCGAACGCGTCGGCGTCGGCGAGCCGGACGGCGTCGGCGGCCGGTACGCCGACCGCGACCGGCGGATGGTGCAGGCACACGACGGCGGGCACGTCCGGCCGTCCGGCGAGCACCCCGTCGAGCCAGCCGAGTTGCTCGTCGCCGAGCCGGCCGCCGCTGCCGCCGGGAGCGAGCGAGTCCAGCACCACGAGCGTGCCGGTCGGGTGGTCGACGTGGTAGTACGCCGAGAAGCCGCCGCCCAGGTAGGGGGTGCCGCCGAAGGTGTCCAGCAGCGACTCCCGGTCGTCGTGGTTGCCGGTGGCGAGGTGGACCGGCAGCGGGAACCGCCCGATGATCTCGCGCAACGCGACGTACTCGTCGGTCCGGCCGTTGCTGACCAGGTCGCCGGTGATCACCACGCAGTCGGGGCGGGGGCGCAGCGCCAGCACCCGGCCGAGGGCCCGGTGCAGGCCGGACGCCTGCTCGGCGGCGAGCGGACCGGTGGTCACGTGCGGGTCGCTGAGCTGGGCGATGAGCATCGACGCCTCCTCGGGACCGGGACCCTCACGCTATCGCCGCCGGCTCCGCCGTACCCACAGGCCGCGTCCACACCCTGTGGATAGCACATGTGTACGAAGGTCGTCGGACCGCCCGCTGAGTACCCTTGATCACGCCCCCGACCCCTCCCAGCAGGAACAACGTGGAACACGAGCAAGTCGTCCGAGACGTCACCGTCCGCCTTCCGATGGCGTCGACCGCCCTGGAGGCGTGCCAGTGGACGGTCACCGCGCTCGCCCGGTACACCCCGGCGGCGATCTCGGTCCTGCTCCGGGTCCACGACCGGCTTCGCTGCGTCGCGGCCACCGGCGCCTGGCAGGTCTTCTCCACCGTGCCGCCGGATGCCGGGTACGAGAGTTCCGGTGCGGCCCGTCGCGCCCTGGAGCGGTCGATCGTCGGCCGGGTGTACGCCTCCGGCGAGCCCGCCGTCATCGCCGACGTGACCGCCGACCCCGACCACCTTCCGGCCCGCGCCGACGTCACCGCTGAACTGTGCGTGCCGGTGCTGGACCCGGCGGGCCGTCCGATCGGCGTGCTCGACCTGCAGTGGAGCGGCCCGGTCGAGCTGGCCCGGTGGCGGGAGACCGCCGAGCGGCTCGCCCGCCGGCTGGGCGCCCGGATCGTGGCGCTCGGCGGGCCGCCCGCCGAGAGCCGCGGCGAGAAGCTGCTCCGGCACGCCGCCGCGATGACCGCTGCCGCCACCGACTGGGACCTGATGGCCGCCGCGATCACCGCCGCCCGGGACGTGTCGGCCCTCTCCGCCGCCGTGCTGATCCTCGCCGAGCAAGAGCCGCGGCTCGGCGCGCCGACCGGCGCCCCCGGCGAGTTGGAGTCCCGGATCCGGGCCGAGTTGACCGAGGCCGGACCGGCCGCGCTGAGCCGGCTGATCGTCCGGGCGCACCGGCACGGCTCGGCGTACACCCTCGGGGAGGCCGGGCACCCGCCGACCGGGGACTACCTGCCGCTGGCCCGGGCCGGGGCCCGCACCCTGGTGGCGGTGCCGGTCGGGCCGCCGGACACCGGCGGGTTGCTGCTGGTCGCCGACGAGCGGCTGCTGCGCCCCGACCCGACCACGGTCAACCTGATGGAGCTGCTGGCCGGGCAGGCGTGGGCCTGCCTGGACCGGCTGCGTACGCTCGCCCGGCTGCGCGAGCAGGCCAGCTCGGACCCGCTCACCGGGCTACGCCACACCGGGCCGTTCGGGCAGCGGATCGCGAGCGCCACGCCGGGGCGTACCGCCCTGCTGGCCATCGACGTGGACGGCTTCAAGGACGTCAACGACACGTACGGCCACCAGGCCGGGGACCGGCTGCTGGTCGGGCTGGCCCGGGCGCTGGAGGGGGCGCTCCGGCAGGGTGACGAGCTGTACCGGACGGGCGGCGACGAGTTCGTCGCGGTGATCGAGGTGAGCCGCCCCGAGGAGGCGGTCCGGATCGCCGAGCGGCTGACCGAGGCGGCCCGGCGTACCGGCCGCACCATCAGCGTCGGGGTCGCCCTGCCCCACCCCGGTGAGTCCGCCGAACGCACCCTTCTCCGCGCCGACCAGGCCCTCTACGCCGTCAAACGCCACGGCCGCGACGGCGTCCACCTCTCCGCCGCCTAACCACCCGCCCCCGGCCGGGTGATCAAGGAGTTTGCGTCAGAATTCGCCGTTGCGGCGACGCGAACTCCTTGATCAACACGGACGGTCAGGGGGTCAGGTCGGCGGCGAGGAGTTCGGCGATCTGGGCGGTGTTGAGGGCGGCGCCCTTGCGGAGGTTGTCGCCCGTCACGAAGAGGTCGAGGGCGCGGGGGTCGTCGACCGCGCGCCGGATGCGGCCGACCCAGGAGGGGTCGGTGCCCACCGCGTCGATCGGCATCGGGAACTCGCCGGCGGCCGGATCGTCGACCAGGATCACGCCCGGGGCGTTACGCAGCGCCTCCCGGGCGCCCTCGGCGTCCACCTCGGTGGCGAAGACCGCGTGTACGGCCACCGAGTGACCGGTCACCACCGGCACCCGTACGCAGGTGGCGGAGACCTTGAGGTCGGGCAACCCGAGAATCTTGCGCGATTCGTTGCGCATCTTCAGTTCCTCGGACGACCAGCCGCCGTCGGCCAGCGAGCCGGCCCAGGGCACCACGTTGAGCGCCAGCGGGGCGGGGAACGGGCCCAGCTCGTCGCCGACCGCCTGCCGGACGTCGCCCGCACGGGAGCCGAGCACCCGATCCCCGGCGATCTTGCCGAGCTGGGCGTGTAGCGCGTCCACGCCGGCCTGACCCGCCCCGGACACCGCCTGGTACGACGCGAGCACCAGCTCACGG
This region includes:
- a CDS encoding bifunctional metallophosphatase/5'-nucleotidase encodes the protein MSVPGMRRRAAVGLAALAATAFTTVALQPEQATADPKPVDVKLLAINDFHGNLEPPTGSSATIDGQTAGGAEYLATQLAKLRGKTKKEQDHTVTVAAGDLIGASPLLSAAFHDEPTIEAMNLAGLDFTSVGNHEFDEGATELLRMQNGGCHPVDGCADGTPFKGAKFQYLSANAFKTETGQPLLPPYGIKKIEGTSIGFIGMTLEGTPQIVSQQGVAGLSFADEAETANRYARILRAQGVEAIVVLVHEGGAQNGGGINDCTGFSGPIVDIANRMDPSIDVIVSGHTHQAYNCNINGKLVTSASSFGRLVTDIDLKIDRRSGDVISARANNVVVTRDVTPDRPTSDLITHYKTALGPVADRVVGETTGAITRTQENLYQTGVDANGKPTYQTGESALGNLIADAQLAATDDEQNAVAAFMNPGGVRADLGAGPVTYSDAFTVQPFANNLVTLDLTGAQLYCMLEQQFTAARVLYASSTVHYVVDTNGTTAPVGAPCSGTRVVRGSLTIGGAPVTDTATYRVTVNNFLSGGGDGFSVLVDGTNQVTGMIDLDAFVAYLTEKSPVSPPTLDRIQTTAEVSAA
- a CDS encoding calcium:proton antiporter, with translation MAAQIRSRLTDWTTLVPLIAILVLAASWGRELPATVIAVVAALLAGAVLAAVHHAEVVAHKVGEPFGSLLLAVAVTVIEVGLIVTLMINGGEKTQSLARDTVFAAVMITCNGIFGLSLLIGALRRRVAVFNPEGTGGALATVATLATLSLVVPTFTTSRPGPQFSPAQLTFAAAASLALYVLFVMVQTGRHRDYFLPVTEEGSVLAVDADGDGHADPPPARTAWASLALLVVALVAVVGNAKLISPAIERGVSAANLPQAFVGVIIALLVLLPETLAASRAARRNRVQISLNLALGSAMASIGLTIPAIALASIWLEGPLVLGLGGTQLTLLALTAVTGVLTVVPGRATVLQGGVHLVLLAAFVFLAASP
- a CDS encoding alpha/beta fold hydrolase — translated: MTSNGIIWTTDEVRSADGTTIAYETAGDGPPIILVGGAFNDRSTTRPLATELAADFSVYGYDRRGRGGSGDTAPYAVQREIEDVAALIDRAGGAAYLYGLSSGAILAAYVAAEGLPVTGLALFEPPFQVGPHDGAEPGLAKRLAELVSAGRRGDAVALFLTEAVRVPAEAVAGMRGGPEWSWMEGLAHTLAYDTTVTGEAGLPAARLATVAVPTVVVDSTGSPDRLRDAAAATAGAIPHATHLSLPGGFHEVPPEVLAPALRDALLG
- a CDS encoding phosphodiesterase, producing the protein MLIAQLSDPHVTTGPLAAEQASGLHRALGRVLALRPRPDCVVITGDLVSNGRTDEYVALREIIGRFPLPVHLATGNHDDRESLLDTFGGTPYLGGGFSAYYHVDHPTGTLVVLDSLAPGGSGGRLGDEQLGWLDGVLAGRPDVPAVVCLHHPPVAVGVPAADAVRLADADAFAEVIARHPHVVRVTAGHLHRAVTSAFAGTVLTTAPSTWVQASLTMAEDEEIGLVAEPTAFLLHRVADDGCVTHTVQVSHAAGQTCWF
- a CDS encoding MFS transporter; translation: MLRRALPARPEARRIMLGTLLSAIGRGLTLPFLFIYLTNVRGLTDNQAGLVIGWFGAVTLALSPLGGTLIDRFGARRVLLPCLVIEAIGTGSLALVHSVGSAFAVSTLIAVGGSAVWSGQTTILASLTDDGERQRVFGLQFALLNLGIGVGGLISGAVIDIARPVTFQAIYLLDALSYLMPCLILLTLPHVGHRLAQAPTAGTSRSSGGYLTVLRDRPFRRLVIFGLVLTTCGYAQIEVGFAAYSVRVVEVTPRVVAWALAANTMMIVFSQLLVIRRMEGRSRTRGLAAVGAVFAAAWLVLGAAGLISTSNALIAALGVVACSAIFGFGETMLSPVMPALTNALATDELRGRYNAMSSMIFGISGIIGPVTAGPLLGVAHGRLWVAVVVGGCLVASALALSLHRLLTAAQDGRATGTPIQDLEPVTA
- a CDS encoding carboxypeptidase-like regulatory domain-containing protein — its product is MSRSTLRRFGALLLGVTLALTGLATPAQAASTGSITGQLTDGGAAVTGGSVYLYGDDVDHWDYAWLDDQGRYAFDAVPPGQYRVSFEAWGHPTQFAYGKSDWSSANLITVTAGGATVVNDELLPSGTITGRLVDRTGAPAPFVFVSAEATDYSSYGYGSTGPDGTFDIQVVPGKYRVRFDVGGFGQFAYGTLDSAAAAVFAVTAGGTVTVNDTLVATGTVAGRFTDTSGAPLSGVDVYVSNGQFFGSAETDEDGRYRLDAVPVGTGYTVHFYSSALFLQQYAYGAVDESKATRFAVTEGGTTTVDDQRLPTGSVRLTAVDSRTGQPILNFTSGLGLDSRDSKNGEVIYPTVPVGTHEIWANASGYSFGGASVTVVAGEQADVRLVMEPLARITATVVDAATGAPLPGVCIVPVLVDEVRMPDGCDEVTDANGKITQMFWRGAGTYQLLAWPERAKGYGAQWLGPRGGTGDLRRATTFTVKPGEAVTPPVIRMDRAGVITGQVFGTDGAALSQGSVRIAGSHPGLGSSFGAFAIGDGGRYRIDKLGPYEWPLLFDVYGQQATQWSGGEANRDRADRIAVVAGGTTTYDYRLEAGVSVTVSSTTPFQGYVLARNADTGDIVGTWWLDEPNVGATRQLIGGQHIRFEYDPSEGGRRFVGGDSFASATKYKVHKHKDGAFALTLG
- a CDS encoding metallophosphoesterase; this translates as MRKRTLFRLAAGTAVAGAATLAYASLVERNMFTLRRYDVPVLPTDAEPLRVLHLSDLHMTPNQQRKQDWVASLAALDPDLVVVTGDNMAHPDAVPGVLRALQPLLDLPGAFVFGSNDYTGPVWKNPFTYFLPDREYTEGVPLPYEELRDVFTGAGWVDLNNARTTLKAGGREIELVGVDDPHVERDDYDAVAGPVGSGSALAIALSHSPEPVVLDRMAADGFGLLLAGHTHGGQVCVPGYGALVTNCGLPRSMARGLHRWPGSDSWLHVSAGIGTHPTAPVRFACPPEASVLTLIPR